In Vespula vulgaris chromosome 7, iyVesVulg1.1, whole genome shotgun sequence, a single window of DNA contains:
- the LOC127065329 gene encoding uncharacterized protein LOC127065329 isoform X1, which translates to MEIVHWHILFTVYFIFIIFIAKYYAQTEIYEDYNFDPEFDYSQLSSTIEYEETNYSSHTKTVIHKTLDKKVKCDEDQILFYLAKLQVINPESILLIASYKDIEHFCRKIVETLDSIDNVMQTCTPLPEDHLYMQLIAGLRVLSSKLCVYENYQSIFRKYMKCYQELHDEYLDCVGPTDWTENMEIHDLCDQFKAISDCYYTLTAVLCGIKAAKILKELVVQVITAVIWTNCPNVYKDPVVSDPMPDLMNSKSSCNTSINFIIVIIFINIL; encoded by the exons ATGGAAATTGTACATTggcatatattatttactgtttattttatttttataattttcattgcaaAATACTATGCTCAAACTGAAATATATGAGGATTATAATTTTGATCCTGAATTTGATTATTCACAATTAAGCAGTACTATTGAATATGAAGAAACTAATTATTCTTCTCACACAAAAACTGTTAtacataaaa cattagataaaaaagttaaatgcGATGAGGAccagatattattttatttggcTAAACTACAAGTTATTAATCCagaaagtatattattaattgcttCATACAAGGACATTGAACATTTTTGTAG gaaaataGTTGAAACTCTTGATTCAATTGATAATGTAATGCAAACATGTACACCTTTGCCAGAAGACCATTTATATATGCAACTTATAGCAGGATTAAGAGTACTCAGTAGTAAACTTTGTGTGTATGAAAATTATCAATCTA tatttagaaaatatatgaagtGTTATCAAGAACTCCACGATGAATATTTGGACTGTGTAGGACCAACAGATTGGACAGAAAATATGGAAATACATGATCTGTGCGA tCAATTCAAAGCTATATCTGATTGTTACTATACATTAACTGCTGTGTTATGTGGTATCAAAGCTGCAAAAATTCTTAAGGAACTCGTTGTGCAAGTTATAACTGCTGTTATTTGG ACTAATTGTCCTAATGTATACAAGGATCCAGTTGTTTCAGATCCCATGCCAGATCTTATGAATTCCAAGTCATCTTGTAATACttctatcaattttataattgtaataatatttataaatatattataa
- the LOC127065329 gene encoding uncharacterized protein LOC127065329 isoform X2 encodes MHLCMCKNARINIYLIYDSLDKKVKCDEDQILFYLAKLQVINPESILLIASYKDIEHFCRKIVETLDSIDNVMQTCTPLPEDHLYMQLIAGLRVLSSKLCVYENYQSIFRKYMKCYQELHDEYLDCVGPTDWTENMEIHDLCDQFKAISDCYYTLTAVLCGIKAAKILKELVVQVITAVIWTNCPNVYKDPVVSDPMPDLMNSKSSCNTSINFIIVIIFINIL; translated from the exons ATGCATTTATGCATGTGTAAAAACGCAAggatcaatatatatttaatatatgacT cattagataaaaaagttaaatgcGATGAGGAccagatattattttatttggcTAAACTACAAGTTATTAATCCagaaagtatattattaattgcttCATACAAGGACATTGAACATTTTTGTAG gaaaataGTTGAAACTCTTGATTCAATTGATAATGTAATGCAAACATGTACACCTTTGCCAGAAGACCATTTATATATGCAACTTATAGCAGGATTAAGAGTACTCAGTAGTAAACTTTGTGTGTATGAAAATTATCAATCTA tatttagaaaatatatgaagtGTTATCAAGAACTCCACGATGAATATTTGGACTGTGTAGGACCAACAGATTGGACAGAAAATATGGAAATACATGATCTGTGCGA tCAATTCAAAGCTATATCTGATTGTTACTATACATTAACTGCTGTGTTATGTGGTATCAAAGCTGCAAAAATTCTTAAGGAACTCGTTGTGCAAGTTATAACTGCTGTTATTTGG ACTAATTGTCCTAATGTATACAAGGATCCAGTTGTTTCAGATCCCATGCCAGATCTTATGAATTCCAAGTCATCTTGTAATACttctatcaattttataattgtaataatatttataaatatattataa